The Capsicum annuum cultivar UCD-10X-F1 chromosome 3, UCD10Xv1.1, whole genome shotgun sequence genomic sequence TGCgcaatatatataataacaatttcTTAAGACTTAATGAGTCCTGAGCGCCTTATAACTATCGACTCATGATTAGTATGTCGCATATAATGACTCTCCTTTCATTGGTCCACAAGTACTAATTATGTCTGACAGTCAAAATAACTATGAATTAGATGAatagttgatgttgaatatgAGACGAGCTGTTTTTACTAAATCAAAATACTTTATTAAAGTAAAAAAGTGAAACTTGTGGAAAAATAGAAGTGGATCTTAGTAGCCGTTTGGCTATaaattttgttttcctttttttcgataaattatttcactttagtgaaaaaggtgaaaacacACTGCATTTGACcataaattttattttccttttttccgaaaaattatttcactttagtgaaaaagaTGAAAACACGCTGCATTTGGCcatgaattttccaactccaatttcgaaaaattatttgaaaaagtgaaacttgttttcacttttttcactcatacttttctcacaaaatttttaaaacaactttaatttatattcatgatcaaacacaactccaactccaacttcatcttcatgGCCAAACGATTCTTAGCTACTCAGAGACAATATAGAATGAACTTATTATTCAACCATATACATTGGTCAATTTGACGTAAATACATCAAAGAACTAAATTACTGCAGATCCATACTTTAAGCCAAGCAAAAATGTCCAACTTAATTACTCCATTATGTTAACTGTAGTCCACTGCTTTTACTATTAAAGCCAACTCGCATTCTTTCAATAGGAAAAGAGACGGACAAGGAAAGCTCGATAGTTGTAAGATATTATGCCTGAGAGTTTTCTTTACTTTTGCATTGATGGTGGTCCTGAACCGTGTACATATAATTAACAACAACTTAGATCAAAACAggataaattcaaaaataagaaatatgcagTATTAGTCGAAATGGTTGCTATATCCTTGTCTGATAAGTGATGAATAAATAAGCAACTTGATTCATTTCCAGGGATATTGACACCTATGTTTAGATGACAGAAAATTTTCAGCAAAAGAACTCAATGTTCATGATAACAGGTCTCTCCCTCTATACGCACCACCCTGCCAGTTATTCTGCAATCGCAGTTCACCTTGGTCAGCGTCAACAGTAACATATAGCGGATGAGTGACGTTGTGATAGTGATACACTGAGTCGAAATTGACGAGTGAACTTCCAGAAACAATGGTAGGAACATAAAGAGCAGGGTTTCGATGACTTAGAGAATAGTAAGGGTAGATAACTCCACTGTTTCTGATCAAAGAGTAAAGATGGAACATGGAGCTAGCTCTTTTTGCTTCAAGAtccattcttttcttcttcagcCTCTCTTTACGATGGGCATTCTGGTGACCTCCCAGTGCCCGTGAGTTTGTAAACTTCTTTAAACAGAAGTGGCACTCATATTTAACCTCACTGACAACTGAGGAGCTCAAGTTTCTGAGGATTTCATTTGGGTTGGGATGAACTATGCCAGAGGAATTCATACAGATAGAAGTTTTTCCGACTGGTCTTTCATCTGCAAATGTTTCAGAGGAGATTATACTTTCTTTACTTTCAGATGTTGAACAAATGATATCCTTCGGACAAGGATTTACCTCAAAGCCAAATATTCTAAGCTTTTTATCTGAAGTAGTAGTTTTGCAACAGACAATATCTGCTCCATTCCTTCCAGTTAAAGGGAGATTTAAGTTGGTAGGTTTTCGGTACAATGCCTTATCCATTGGAATGAAAAGTTCCCGGCACGACAAATGTTTCGGAATGCTACAATTTATAAGAGATGCAAAATATATTATAGCAGAACCACCAAAAGAAGTTGGCACAGTCATGCATAGCCAACATCATATCCAACCAAatcattataaaataaaaaggttCAGATAAAGCCAGAACAGGGAGCCTAGTGCATTACTGAATTGGGACATTTTCCACTTTATGTTTAATTTCCAGTACATGTCATTAGTTCATTCTTTCTGTTTTGTTTTTTCAACACGTCATTAGTTAAGCTTGTAAACGAAATGTGCTCTGCACTCTAGTAAAAAATATCACCTCTCAAGGTAACTTAGCAGCACAAAAATTTGCACCAGAGGGTAGCAAACTTGATAATAATCATTTGGTATAGGCTCATACAAGA encodes the following:
- the LOC107865948 gene encoding uncharacterized protein LOC107865948 — its product is MTVPTSFGGSAIIYFASLINCSIPKHLSCRELFIPMDKALYRKPTNLNLPLTGRNGADIVCCKTTTSDKKLRIFGFEVNPCPKDIICSTSESKESIISSETFADERPVGKTSICMNSSGIVHPNPNEILRNLSSSVVSEVKYECHFCLKKFTNSRALGGHQNAHRKERLKKKRMDLEAKRASSMFHLYSLIRNSGVIYPYYSLSHRNPALYVPTIVSGSSLVNFDSVYHYHNVTHPLYVTVDADQGELRLQNNWQGGAYRGRDLLS